A genomic stretch from Anoplopoma fimbria isolate UVic2021 breed Golden Eagle Sablefish chromosome 8, Afim_UVic_2022, whole genome shotgun sequence includes:
- the tbc1d7 gene encoding TBC1 domain family member 7, whose translation MADDPQRNFRSAYYEKVGFRGVEEKKSLEILLKDNPLDLEKLSTFSQRFPLPSMYRIHVWKVLLGILPPHSDSHVLVGGYRKEQYQDILEALEMMRYVNSSTPSTHVYLRMFQLESQVLPRCSEISSPDEENEDFLSISRAMQEIVDDPIDCYWLIKCFVNQFHTKFGDSIPHLPKSLEHYLSQEEPRLLKHLKSTGALARLPHSLWFRRCFAGCLPESSLQRVWDKVISGSCKILVFVALEILLSYKIMLLGITRPEGVVKFLCNIPQENTDAIVTKAIDSWHKHCGTPMHAV comes from the exons ATGGCGGACGACCCTCAAAGAAATTTTCGCTCTGCATATTATGAGAAAGTGGGCTTTagaggagtggaggagaagaaatCACTGGAAATACTGCTCAAGGATAATCCTCTGG ATCTAGAAAAGCTGAGCACCTTCAGTCAGAGGTTCCCCCTCCCATCTATGTACAGGATCCATGTGTGGAAGGTATTGTTGG GAATCCTACCTCCCCACAGTGACTCTCACGTTCTGGTGGGAGGCTACAGGAAAGAGCAGTACCAGGACATCCTCGAGGCTCTGGAGATGATGAGATACGTCAACTCTTCCACTCCCTCCACCCATGTCTACCTGCGCATGTTCCAGCTGGAGAGCCAGGTGCTCCCACGGTGCTCTGAGATCTCCTCCCCG gATGAAGAGAACGAGGACTTCCTCTCCATCAGTCGAGCCATGCAGGAGATCGTAGATGATCCTATCGATTGCTATTGGCTGATCAAGTGTTTCGTCAATCAGTTCCACACAAAGTTTGGAGACTCAATACCCCACCTC CCGAAGAGCCTGGAGCATTATCTGAGTCAGGAGGAACCTCGACTGCTGAAGCATCTGAAGAGCACTGGAGCCCTGGCTCGACTGCCCCACAGCCTCTGGTTCAGACGCTGCTTCGCTGGTTGCCTGCCTGAATCCAGCCTGCAAAG ggtgtGGGACAAGGTTATCAGTGGGTCCTGTAAGATCCTGGTGTTTGTGGCCCTGGAGATTCTGCTCAGCTACAAGATCATGTTGCTGGGAATCACCCGGCCTGAAGGCGTGGTCAAGTTTCTGTGCAAT ATACCACAGGAAAACACAGATGCCATTGTGACCAAAGCTATCGACTCGTGGCACAAACACTGTGGCACTCCAATGCATGCTGTATAG